In the Candidatus Melainabacteria bacterium genome, CTGATAAATATTGCTACCGCATATGCCACCACGGCAAAGCTCGGCAAATCGAGGCAACGAAATCGAAGAAGCGAAGAAACTCCAAAACAGCCACAGAGTAAGTGTTTTGAAAAGCTCGGAAGTGCCACCACAGAAAAACTTCTGAGGATTTCTGTGGTGAAAAGATCTCTTTTGATTATAATAAAACTGCCCTTTTTTAATCGATATATACAACCGAACGCCACTAGATATGGAGCTGCTATATGAGAACGGTTACTGTCAAAGAAGCTGCTGATGCACTGGGTCTGACCACCAGGGCGATCACTTCAAGACTGGCCAAAGGTGACCTCAAGGGTACGCAAAAGACTAACGCCTACGGCGTCAAGGAATGGCGAATCTACCCGACCAAGGAAATAGCCTCGAAACTGAAGCTAGATCTTGATTCGGATGTAGCGGAGAACGACTTTCCTCCACTGGAAGAAACCGTCGACGCTGAAACAATCTTTGAAGAAGTTCAAGAGTCGCAGCATCAAACTTGGGTAGAGGAAGAACGCAGTCGGCTCCGGCTTCTAGCAGAAGAGATGATGAAGCCTCTTGTAGAAACCATTCGTGCTCAAGAACAACAGCTTCAAGAACAAGGCAGACAGCTCAAATTATTGCCCGACTTTCAAAAGCAAGCAGAGGACGAGCGCAAAGCCGCGCATTTGAAAGCAGTTGAAGCAGCAGCTCTTGAGAAACAGATTGACGCACTCAAGGCAGAGAAAGAAGAGTCTGACAAAGTCAAAGAGCAAGTCGCAGCCCTTGAGCAAACTCTCGAAGAACAAGAGCGAGCCAAGAACGCGGAAATTGAAGCCCTTACAGCAGAGAAAGATGCTCAATTGAAAGCCGTTGAAGAACAACTTGCGTCATTGTCGCAAACTGTCCAAGACTTGAAAAAACCTTGGTGGCAGAAGCTCTTTAGTGCTCCGCCAGCCGAAGAATAACTCAAGCCAGCAAAATCAGCTATCGACGGGAAGGTTTTCCAAAGCTTCCGCTTGGTCGGCATGCGTTGGGAGACTGTAACGCATGGTTGTTTCGAGCTTCTTGTGACCGCCGACTTGTGCAACCAAAACGACATCGACGCCATTGCGAACCAAGTTTGTTAGGCAGGTGTGTCTAAGTGTGTGCGCGGAAACGCCCTCTATGTTCGCGCTTTGGGCAAGCGATCGTATGGCGTGATCGATTGAATCCACCGACAAACGACTGCAGCGATTGGAAAGAAAAAAGGCTTCGTCGCCAGAGCCCGGAAATTTCTGCCGACGCTCATCAAGCCATTCTTGCGTATTCGCATGAATTTGGCCGGTGAATCGCATTTCAATTTGGCCGCTTAGTCGCATGTTTTTAGCCTGCTCGTCGCATTTAATCTGGCCGTTTGCCAAGAAGGTCTTCAGTGGTGGTCAAGCTTTTTCTCCGTTTTTAGGATCTCGGCGAGTTGGACCACCTAACTCGAGCCGATATGATCCATGTACCACGCGGTCAAGGATTGCGTCGGCTAACGTCGCATTTGCAAATGTCTGATACCAGTCTTTAACGGGCAGCTGTGATGAAATAATGAAAGAGCCGGTTCCAGAGCGATCGTCGGCGACCTCCAGCATGTCACGGCATTGTTCCTCTGTGATTGGCACCAGTGCAAAATCATCCAGAATGAGCAAATTATTTTTCTTAAGTCGGGCAAGCGCGGCGTGATACGTATTTTTAAGGCGAGCGACCGTCAACTCCTGAAAGAAACGCGGGGCTCGAAAGTAAATGACGGAATGATTGAGACGACACGCCTTTTGCCCGAAAGCGCATGCTAAGTATGTTTTGCCGACACCGGTTTTACCGGTAATCAAAACGTTTCTATGATCTTTTATCCATTGACCTTCAGCAAGCTGAGCGACAACCCGCTTATCGATTCCTCGGTTTGGTTTGAAATCGATATCTTCCACGCATGCGCTATCTCGCATTTTGGCCGCCTTAAGGCGTTTAGAAAATTGCGTTGAATCTCGCTCTGAGCACTCTGCGTCAACCAGCAGCGCAAGCCGATCTTCAAACGAAAGAGTGTTTGCATCTTGAAGTTGACTTTGCTGTTCTAGTGCGCGGACCATCCCGGTTAGTCCGAGATTGGTCATCTTTTCAACTGTTGGATTTTTCAGCATTCGTTGCCCTCCTCATTGGTAGTATTCCGAGCCTCGTATATTCTCGTGATCAATATTTCCGATACGAAGCGTTAGTTGCTCAGGCAGGCTTTTGACACCAGCCAGGAGAATGTTTTTTACGACACGATATCCAATTGATTGGAGGCGAATCGCCTGGGTGCAGGCGAGCTCAACCTCCTCATCTCCGAAATTTGCCTTCAGAGTTTTCACAATTCCGAAGCATTCAGAGTAGCTAAGCTGTGGGTATAGCTTCGCTCCCAAGAGTGTTTGCACAACCGTTTTGGTATTTGGTCCAATCTGAGCGGCTTGCTCAAGAAAATATTCCGATGACAATCCTCGGTACAAAGCGTGCGCTGGCATTTCATGTTCGGGGAGAGTCGTTGTTCCACCCTCAGCCCAACTCCGCACATGGCTGGCGATACGAGTATTGCCGTGCAATACCTCGACTGCGTACTTGGTGAAGCGAATATCTACTACTTGGTGCGCATATTTGAACGG is a window encoding:
- a CDS encoding site-specific integrase — its product is MANGQIKCDEQAKNMRLSGQIEMRFTGQIHANTQEWLDERRQKFPGSGDEAFFLSNRCSRLSVDSIDHAIRSLAQSANIEGVSAHTLRHTCLTNLVRNGVDVVLVAQVGGHKKLETTMRYSLPTHADQAEALENLPVDS